A genome region from Magnolia sinica isolate HGM2019 chromosome 8, MsV1, whole genome shotgun sequence includes the following:
- the LOC131253005 gene encoding aquaporin TIP1-2, with protein sequence MPISRIAIGSVGEASHPDTLKAVLAEFISMLIFVFAGQGSGMAFNKLTSDGSTTPAGLVAASLAHAFGLFVAVSVGANISGGHVNPAVTFGAFLGGNITLFRGILYWIAQLLGSIVACALLKFSTGGLQTAAFSLSTDVTAWNALVFEIVMTFGLVYTVYATAVDPKKGSLGTIAPIAIGFIVGANILAGGAFDGASMNPAVSFGPAVVSWTWTHQWVYWVGPLIGAGIAAIVYDTIFIGQSTHEQLPTTDY encoded by the exons atgCCGATTTCCAGAATTGCGATCGGATCAGTCGGCGAAGCAAGCCACCCCGACACCCTGAAAGCAGTTCTAGCAGAATTCATATCAATGCTGATCTTCGTCTTCGCTGGCCAAGGCTCTGGAATGGCATTTA ATAAGCTCACCAGTGATGGATCAACCACACCAGCTGGCCTAGTCGCCGCATCGTTGGCACATGCTTTTGGGCTGTTTGTCGCGGTTTCTGTTGGAGCGAACATTTCCGGGGGGCATGTGAACCCGGCAGTGACGTTTGGCGCGTTCTTGGGTGGGAACATAACCTTGTTCAGGGGAATTCTGTATTGGATTGCTCAATTGCTTGGGTCTATCGTCGCTTGCGCTCTTCTTAAGTTCTCCACCGGTGGATTG CAAACTGCAGCCTTCTCCCTATCAACCGACGTGACAGCGTGGAATGCTCTGGTGTTCGAGATCGTGATGACCTTCGGTCTCGTCTACACCGTCTATGCCACCGCTGTGGACCCGAAGAAGGGAAGCCTAGGAACCATAGCACCCATCGCGATCGGTTTCATCGTGGGTGCGAACATCTTAGCCGGAGGTGCCTTTGATGGTGCGTCGATGAACCCCGCCGTCTCATTCGGCCCTGCAGTGGTCAGTTGGACATGGACCCACCAGTGGGTCTATTGGGTTGGCCCATTGATCGGTGCCGGCATTGCCGCTATTGTCTATGACACCATCTTCATTGGCCAAAGCACCCATGAACAGCTTCCCACCACAGATTACTAG